TTCTCATGGAAGAGAGAAGATATGAACTGACCTCCAGCGAGTGGAATCGAATCAAGAGAATGCTGCCGCCCGAACACCCGAAATCAGGTCAACGTGGACGCCCGGCAAAATACGATAACCGCAGGATCATCAATGGGATTCTGTGGCTTGCCAGAAGTGGAGCGCCATGGAGAGATCTTCCGGAGCGTTACGGCAAATGGCAGGCAGTTTACGCACGTTTCAGGCTGTGGAAACAGCGGGGAATATTCGAGGCGATCTTTGCCGCCCTAAGCGCTGATGCCGACATGGAAAATCTCTCTATCGACTCCACGTCCTGCAAAGTACATCAAAGTGCCAACGGGAGAGGGAAAACCCCGGAAGGGGGAAAAAAGGGGCTCAAGCGATTGGCATGTCCAGAGGCGGCAAGAATACGAAAATTCATGCGATAGTAGATGGTTTAGGCAATCCGCTGGCGCTCCTGCTCAGTCCCGGCAATGACCACGATTCCCGCCATGCCGTGTCCTTGCTCGGGCAAGCGGAAATCAGAGGGAGCAACGTCATCGGCGATAAGGCTTACGGTTCGCAAGCCATCAGAGAGTACATTACTTCTCGGGAGGGAAGTTACACTATCCCGCCGAAGAGCGATAATCCCGAACCGTGGTTTATAGATGAGCATGTTTACAAGGAACGACACTTGGTTGAATGTTTCTTTCAGAAAATCAAATGGTTCCGTAGAATTTTCACCCGCTATGACAAACTTGACGCTTCGTTTTTCGCTTTTGTTCTTGTCGCTGCCAGTGTTATTTTATTGAAATAATACAAGCTGAAATGTTTTTTAAACAAGCCCTAGATACAACGGTGCATCAGATACGTTTTCTTTCTTGGATAGCTTACAACAAGACTGGGGACGTTATAAATAAAGACCCTGTATTATCGTCTCAATGGATTAATATTTCCCCTAAATCCTTCCTTTACAAAAAATCACAAGTCAAAACTCAAGTTTCGATGAGATGCTATATGAAATCAATCTCTCCGAGAAAATACAATATTTTGTCTCAAGAGCCCTTTGTGGATTTGAAAAACAAACAAATCTATCTGAAGTAATTCCTCCTCGCCCCGCCCCTTCACAACCTGTTATCGTTCCAGCGAGAAACACTCCTCAGCCTTTGCCTCCTAGCACAGCAAAAAACCCCTCCCCAAACTCATCTACGGCTGCGATAGCTGCTTTCGTTCCTTTAGTCGGTTTTGCCTTTTTTGTCTGGATAAATTTTTTACTCATGCGTAAGGCCGTAAAAGATGGTATCCTCCGTGCCCATAAAGTAATACAGAAAACGGCGGAAGGGAATACTTCGCCATGTCCCCCTGCTATAAAGTTTTCGTTTGAAGATTCTCCTCAATCAGCTTCGGATGAAACGGATTATTGGAACAAGCGTAAACGCATCGAAGACGCCATCGAGAATCATCGACTCATCACTTTTAGATACCACCGCCGAAATGAAATTGTCCTCGAATCGATGTATTTGAAGAAATACAAAAGTCATTGCGTCATAGGGCGACGGCAGAGCGATGGCGCCATTCGAGCATATAAGATCAAAGATATGATCTTCTGATTTATTAAACCTAAAGGAGACCAGCTATTAAAAGTCAAGTAGGAAATTCGAGCTCATGCCCGAAGTATTTCTAGCCGGTTGCCCGCGTGAAAAAGCCAAAGCGCCCCTGAAAACGGCATATTGGACAGAACTCAGACAAAACAAGCACGCGAACGAGCTCACACGGAAGCGACACGAGCAGGGAACCCCGCGGGAACAGGATCATTCTATGCCCTGGCGGCGTACCTCGTAAGGTTTGTTGGCTTTCAGAACAGCGTAAATCGTATAAAGCAGTTTTCTCGACACAGCCCCCAATGCAGTCCCATGCGCTTTCCCCTCGCCGCGCTTCTTTTCGTAGA
This sequence is a window from Pyramidobacter sp. YE332. Protein-coding genes within it:
- a CDS encoding IS5 family transposase (programmed frameshift), with amino-acid sequence MEERRYELTSSEWNRIKRMLPPEHPKSGQRGRPAKYDNRRIINGILWLARSGAPWRDLPERYGKWQAVYARFRLWKQRGIFEAIFAALSADADMENLSIDSTSCKVHQSANGRGKTPEGGKKGQAIGMSRGGKNTKIHAIVDGLGNPLALLLSPGNDHDSRHAVSLLGQAEIRGSNVIGDKAYGSQAIREYITSREGSYTIPPKSDNPEPWFIDEHVYKERHLVECFFQKIKWFRRIFTRYDKLDASFFAFVLVAASVILLK